In Beijerinckiaceae bacterium, the sequence GCCGATCCGGCAAAACAAGATGAATACCGTCAAGACCAGATCCGGTCCGATTTCTTTCAAGAGATCGTGCCCAATGATTTGACCTCGATGCCCCTGGCGATTTCAAGATGCGACAAGACGGGCAAGGTCGCAAACAAACGCTCGATCACCAACCGCACATAAGGCCGTGCCTCGGGGGTCGCAACAAGTACGAAATGATGCCCTTGATCCATTCGTTCACGAATCGCGGCGGAGGCTTCTTTCCCGAAGCTCTCGATCTGACCGTGATCGAGATCAAACTCGATGATGTCCCCTTTCCCATCACGCTTCAGACTATTGTGGAAAATCAAATCCCACCGATTGCCGAGACGAAGGATCTTGAGGACCTCACCATCCATGAGGTCGCCGCAGATTTGTTGAGCCATCCGCATCCGGACATGTTCCGTCACCTGTTCCGCCCGCCTGGCATGCGGCGCTATCTCCGCAATCGCCTCCAGGATGAGATGCAAATTGCGGATCGACACCCGCTCCGCAAGCAATAATTTCAACACGGCCTGCAGACCCGAATAGGATATTTGCGCCGGACAGATATCGTCGATCAAACGCTTATATTCGGGACCCAAGCGGTCGAATAGTGCGCGCATATCTTTGTAGGATAGGAGTTGGGCCAGATTGTTGCGAATGACCTCACTTAAATGGGTGAGCAGCACCGACATGTTATCGATCGGATGAAACCCCTCCCGCTTCAGCTGATTTGCGAAGGCTTCGGCGTACCACGCCGCTTTCATGCCGAATGCCGGCTCGTGAACTTCGTCACCCGGCAAATCCGGCTTCCGACCATCGCCGATAATTACAAGAGAATCTCCGATTCGGAGCTCATGCGCACTGACAATCGTGCCGTGGATTTTTATCTGATAAGATTTTGCGGGAATCGAAAGACTGTCCGACAATTTAATGTCGGGCACCACGAAGCCATATTGCTTGGCGAATTTACGCCGCATTTTGGTAACTCGGACCGAAAGTTCACTGCGTGAAGCCAGTAATTTGGTCGCGAGCTGCTTGCCCATGCAAAGCTCGATCTCCGCTCCCTTCATCGATTCCTTGACCGACTCGCGCGCCTCCCGTTGCGCTTGGACTTCGGCTTCCGCGGCTATGAGTCCTTGTCTCTCCCGTTCCTTCGCAAGTTGCCGCGGCACGGCATATCCGAGAAATGCCATGATACCGCCAAGGAACACGAACGGAAACATCGGCAGTCCGGGCACGATCGCCAAAATGAACATGAGAAGGGCGGCCACGGACAGAGCCCGCGGATATTTGACCAGTTGGTTGAGTACCGCCTCCTCGGTTGCTCCTCTCGTTCCACCTTTTGAGACCAGCAGCGCAGCGGACAGCGAGACAATCAACGCCGGGATCTGCGATACGAGGCCATCTCCAACCGACAGCTTGGTGAACACATCCGCCGCTTGCGCCAGAG encodes:
- a CDS encoding flagellar biosynthesis protein FlhA, giving the protein MAATLLPGLAEGERRSSRDIGFAAGIIAILSIFFLPIPAFLIDLGLAFSIAFSVLILMVALWIQRPLDFSAFPTILLVATLLRLALNIATTRLILSNGSEGLTAAGYIIGGFSKLVMSGDFVIGLIVFAILITVNFVVITKGATRIAEVGARFTLDAIPGKQMAIDADLSAGLIDDKEAQRRRRELEEESAFFGSMDGASKFVRGDAIAGLIILAVNIFGGIVIGATRHNMPLAQAADVFTKLSVGDGLVSQIPALIVSLSAALLVSKGGTRGATEEAVLNQLVKYPRALSVAALLMFILAIVPGLPMFPFVFLGGIMAFLGYAVPRQLAKERERQGLIAAEAEVQAQREARESVKESMKGAEIELCMGKQLATKLLASRSELSVRVTKMRRKFAKQYGFVVPDIKLSDSLSIPAKSYQIKIHGTIVSAHELRIGDSLVIIGDGRKPDLPGDEVHEPAFGMKAAWYAEAFANQLKREGFHPIDNMSVLLTHLSEVIRNNLAQLLSYKDMRALFDRLGPEYKRLIDDICPAQISYSGLQAVLKLLLAERVSIRNLHLILEAIAEIAPHARRAEQVTEHVRMRMAQQICGDLMDGEVLKILRLGNRWDLIFHNSLKRDGKGDIIEFDLDHGQIESFGKEASAAIRERMDQGHHFVLVATPEARPYVRLVIERLFATLPVLSHLEIARGIEVKSLGTIS